The Tachysurus fulvidraco isolate hzauxx_2018 chromosome 10, HZAU_PFXX_2.0, whole genome shotgun sequence genome segment actgggagcagccaTTGATTGTaaagtatagtgttatttatgtctttattgtcttgtcttgtatagtatagtgttatttatgtctgtattgtcttgtataataTGTAGTGTTATTTGTTATGTCttcattgtcttgtatagtatagtgttatttatgtctttattgtcttgtcttgtatagtatagtgttatttatgtctttattgtcttgtcgtgtatagtatagtgttatttatgtctgtattgtcttgtcttgtatagtatagtgttatttatgtctgtattgtcttgtataataTGTAGTGTTATTTGTTATGTctttattgtcttgtcttgtatagtatagtgttatttatgtctttattgtcttgtcttgtatagtatagtgttatttatgtctataCTTCTCACAAACAGCTGAAACCAGATCCCTTGTGTGTGTCCACATACCTGGCCAATAAAcccgattctgattctgattctgtttctCACAGTGCAAAAGAAGACAAGAAGCCGTTCATCCTCCTGCTCAGTAGAAGGCAGTAAGTTTAGCAACCGAGCCGAAACGACCGGCTGAACTCCAAATTGCGTCTTGAGTACAACATCATCGCCCTCTGTGTGCTTAAGGACGCATTAGGTCGTGTGCACTACTTAGTGCACTCGGTGTGTGAGTAGTTGCGAATCGGAATGCGGTCCTTGTAGAAAAGGCTCTTCCTGTTTCCAGGGGACGTCTGGTGGAGGATTGCTGCTGCTACAACAACAGGCGAGtacgttttgttttattgttttttttttgtttttttttttaaccttctcgTTGCAAATAAGTTATGAAACGTCTTTTGATTTCACAATGCAATCCCACAGATGTCATTTACACCCGTTGTCAGTTtgtaatcttttaaaaaaagacccATTTTTTCTTCTCAGATCCTTTAACTAGCGAACTGTTGTTTGTCCTGATTAGCCTGCTAGCATAGCTCAATGCTCAGGTTTGTTTtggtctctgtgtttgttttcattattactgacatgtgttttattatgatatttatataactcACAGGTCATCCGTgttatatgtgtttgtttacaaaaacatgtattttttatagAGAAGTTTTAGTGGCTAAATTACAAACTGGCCTCTTGTTTATTACTGAATTCAGACTCAGTTCTGTTGTGTTCAGCTCGGAATGGgacaaaataatcaacttcttttattttaaatgaattctgAATGACTTTTgaattataaatttatatttaaaaaaaaaagtagaaagtgacagcaataatagtaataacaatgtGAGTTAGCACTTTcaggagattttatttttactacagctatacaaacaaataaataaataaatgattagtaGGAAGGtagataaataattttattttgtatatttaaattgaaagtgtgtgtgtgtgtgtgtgtgtgtgtgtgtgtgtgtgtgtgtgtgtgtgtgtgtgtgtgtgtttgtgtgtgtttgtttgtgtgtgtgtgtgtgtgtgtgtgtgtgtgtgtgtgtgtgtgtgtatgtatgtatgtatgtatgtatgtatgtatgtatgtatgtatatatatatatatatatatatatatatatatatatatatatatatatatattgtgtgtgtgtataaagaaataaaatgaaaaagcttGAATTAAGGGTAATTTGGTCGTcagtgtagtaaaaaaaaaaaaagacttaaataCAGTAAGAGAAATGAGATTTAACTAGTGCAGAGGTTTCCAGATGTGTATCAGACTAAGGAGAGATTCAACTTGGTTAGTTGGTTAGAGACTGTGATTTGACGAGATCAGTGGGTTCGAACACTGATGTAATCACATAAGCTGAAGCTTTGAAAACTGATCTGTTCAAGTGTGCTtagaaggagaaggaggtgagacagactaaagcactgctgcatctctctctctctctctctctctctctctctctctctctcattcaggAGGGAGGGTAAGTGAGAGTGTGCAAAAGTGTGAGAAGAATAGATAAGGGCAGAGATGTTGGAGGGGGGGTGACAGAAAACTAGACATgacgagagagggagaggaaaagGGCAAGAGTGTGCATGAAAGAAGAACCGAAATAAGTGAAGAAGGACAGGGAGGGTGAGTGTGATTGAAACATGAGAGAGGAGAACACAGAAGGAcagggatggagagagaaacaAGTGAAAAGGGAGAGAATGCAGGGACAAGAGGGCTGGACCAAGGAGAACTAAATTCTTAACAATTCAATCAAAACTTTTAAAGGGCACAATAAATTTAGAATATGCCacatataagaaataaaatgagggATAAACTCCCACTGCACCACGATCACCAGATCAATTAAATGACTGGTGCAGATCATGTGGTATTTATAATCAGAGCCAcatcgtgtttgtgtttgatggaGGTATGAAGAACTtcagtcgtttttttttttcctttttataacacaatacaatacagtctGAAGAAAAGCTCAAAACAGAATCATGCTgtgagtgtaatgtgtgtgcgtCGTTTGTTGTGTGTTCTAGGTGTCGTCGTCCTCGCTCCCGCCGTATGTGTGATAGTGTGACCGTGAACGAGTGACAGAGCCATGGagcagtgtgcatgtgtggagcGAGAGCTGGAGAAGGTGCTGCACCGGTTCGTGGCGTACGGACACCAGTCAGAAGAACGTCTCGACGAGCTGCTGAGGAATGTGTGTGAGCTGCGCAGCCAGCTGGTCACCTTCGGTAAGGGGCAGTTATACACTCATTCACTGGCCTTTTTAATAGGAACACATCAAACATCTGAAGAATGTAGGAAGTACCTAATGTGGCAGGGTTGGCGGTGCCAAATGGGCTTTTTGGAGTGTTTCACAAACTGCTGATCTGCAAACATAAAAGCTTTATTGATGGAAGAAGTGCGAGGCCAGAATGGACAATCCGCCAAGTCACTCAAACAACCACTGtttacaaccgtggtgagctgaacagcatctcagaatgcatgAGAGCTTAATGCAGATGAGCTGCACCAGCAGAATCCTACATCAGGTTCATATCTTCACCTCTTACAGCTGGAATCTGAGGCTGCACTGGTTACAGACACACTCACCCCAAACCGGGCAGCTGGACCGAAAGGAGAAATGTCTGatggtcttttttttctgtggttaCACAAGAGATTTTACACAGATTATTCATAGATTGTTGTACTggaaagtttgttttgtttttgtttgtttatttatttaggttttcTTCTTGCTGATAGGCTGTTGCTTAAATCACAAAGGACTGAGCTGTAGTGCTTCACAAATGTTCTGGAGATTTGGAGCCACAAACAATCCTGATCATTTACTTCTGTTTGTTAGGAGATCGACAACTTTAGTCTCCTAACTATGGCGAGATCTTCTTTTCCCCTCAGGTGTACAGGACACAGATTTATCAGTGCTTTCTCAGACGATGGCGCAGTGCTGTAAGGAAATCAAGGAGACGGTGCAGATGCTCGCCTCTCGCCACAAGGACATCCATGGCAGTGTGTCCAAAGTGGGCAAAGCCATCGACAGAGTGAGTCTCCCCTCCTTCGAGTTATCTCTTATGAAgtcctcctttctttttttacttgtgaaggcttgtctgtctgcctgcctgctttgtctgtctgtctgcctgctttgtctgtctgtctgcctgcttgtctgtctgtatttcctttttttttgtttgtttctaattTACATCGGTGTCTCTGTAGCTTTCTCTTGACTCATGATTTCATTTTGTTAAATTTTTTGTTATAGGCTACTTATAATAGTCTTtcagttatatttttattttcattgatcAGTTAAAACTTCTCTGTTATAAACTGGAATGAATTTATAAGTTGTTTATTCTGCTAAACGTTGTGTAATGAGACTTTATGCTCTGCAGAACTTCGACGCAGAGGTGAGTGCCGTAGTAGCCGAGACGGTGTGGGACTCATCAGAGAAGCAGAGGAACCTCAGTGAGACCATCGTGGAGCACCTGTACCGACAGGGCATGCTGAGTGTTGCTGAAGACCTCTGTCAGGTACAGCTCCGTATCCTGGCTTTACACTGCTGCATGCGTGAGGTTAAGATTACAGCTGCTGTAAAGTGCTGGTTGTTTAAATTAACTTATTCGCCTTTGTTCATGGCAGGAGTCGGGTGTGGTCATCGACATGAGCATGAAGCAACCGTTTCTGGAGCTCAACCGCATTCTAGAGGCTTTACGGATGCAGGACCTCCGGCCAGCGTTAGAGTGCGTtccacaccgtgtgtgtgtgtgtgtgtgtgtgtgtgatgaaagtGAAGAGGGTTTTGTCACCATGTGTAattattctgtgtgttttgtctgtccCAGATGGGCTGTGACGAATCGACAGAGGTTGCTGGATCTGAACAGTAGTCTGGAATTCAAGCTACACCGGCTCTACTTCATCAGCCTGCTGAACGGAGGTGTGGAAAACCAGCTGGAGGCTCTGCACTACGCTCGTCACTTCCAGCCATTCGCTGCACAGCATCAGAGAGGTGAGACACCGagaaataaacattacagcagCACGACTCAGCCGCAgactgcttaaaaaaaatctccaacttaaaataatatttatttatatatcttataAGGTTGCAGCgtttttaaatctgattattAACCCTCATAGATATATTATTAC includes the following:
- the rmnd5b gene encoding E3 ubiquitin-protein transferase RMND5B codes for the protein MEQCACVERELEKVLHRFVAYGHQSEERLDELLRNVCELRSQLVTFGVQDTDLSVLSQTMAQCCKEIKETVQMLASRHKDIHGSVSKVGKAIDRNFDAEVSAVVAETVWDSSEKQRNLSETIVEHLYRQGMLSVAEDLCQESGVVIDMSMKQPFLELNRILEALRMQDLRPALEWAVTNRQRLLDLNSSLEFKLHRLYFISLLNGGVENQLEALHYARHFQPFAAQHQRDIQVLMGSLVYLRNGIENSPYRSLLETNQWAEICNIFTRDACALLGLSVESPLSVSFASGCMALPVLMNIKQVIEQRQCSGVWTHKDELPIEIDLGKKCWYHSVFACPILRQQTSESNPPMKLICGHVISRDALNKLTNAGKLKCPYCPMEQNPSDAKQIYF